The Tripterygium wilfordii isolate XIE 37 chromosome 21, ASM1340144v1, whole genome shotgun sequence genome segment TTGTATGAAATAATAGTATAACACACAATTTAACTAAGTTAAATTTCACTTATTACAGTTTTTTAAGGACTAAATTTGTACAAGACTCTAAGCTCCAAGCTCAGTCCAATTTTAGTAATACTTCAACAGATTGCTTCATGAGATGACGGAGGAAGGTCCTTGGGGAAACAAAGGTATTGGACACAAAGAAAAGTTAAAATTAAATGTAGTAAGGCTCTGGATCTTTAGAATATATCAGATATAATGAACCAACCCAAGGAGGCAAGGATCGGCATCTTCTATAGTATGAAAACAAGTCATGTCCAAGTTCATAGATTTGTAGAACTTTTCATGGAACAACTACcagttatattaatatattatcaaaAGTTAGCATGAGTTGGCAGAAAAGGAACACACGAAAAACAGAGAACAATAGCATTATATCACATGCATGCAATAACTTGCAATAAAAACCAGACCTTCGCTGTGTTGAAAATGACATTCTTACAATCTGGCAGGATGCTGACAGACCAAGCAGGAAGGAAATACAAATTTCCATTAAAAGTGACATTTGCATCTGAGCTGCTGTCATAATTAGCAAGAAATGCTGCACAATCTTTGGAAGACTTATAGTAGATATGAGCCTGACATGAGAAATAAACAAGTCTGCCAGAGTAAGTAACTAAGGCAGCATAGCCATCCggaaataaaaaatagtggTTATTTAAAGAGTGAAATCACAAAACATGAGATTtaacaaaccaaaacaaaatctTATATCACTTTGGAGGAAAAGCCAAAAAGGATTTTCCTGACATTTATGGAAAAATAACTGCATAATTTTTGCTAAGAATGTAGAGTATCCCTAGCACATGAGGCAAAGCACTTCCAAGACACATAGAAATGTCATTCAACATGATTTGGCATTTGCACTCTAAAGCAGTAGGACGACTTTCTACATGCAGTCATTTCTCAATAAAACCACTTGAAACTTCAAGTTTGACTCAGTTTTTGACCAGGATGAAGCACAACCATTGGTACCAAAGATAGAGTAATGATATTTCCTTGTAAGATGAAATGAATTATGTTAGCCTAAACACATTTAATAGGATGAAGAAGTGATGATAAAAATTAAAGCGGTTGTAGATGCTTCAATCTAATAACCAACAAGGTCAAGCAGCCATGGTCAACTATGCTATGCTACATACGTGTGAAGATAAAAGGAGTTACAAGGTGGATAGGAGAGATAAGGAAGTCACACGTATGGACAATTCAAACAAACTTAGTAAATGGATTAGCTCAAGCAAGACTCACCCATGTCAAGTGATAGCTTCATCTCAACAAAACGGTTCAGATAAGGAGGAAGACCTTGATCAAATACTATCTTCGGTTGAGACACGATCATCACACTCAAAGCGCTCAAACAAATCAAGTGATAAGACTAGCAATATCAACAAGTCTCACTACACGCATGGGATCATGCAGTACATTGAACCAACTCTATCCTTGTGTGTTGTCTCTTAACATGATAGACTTGCTATCTCATAAAGGATCTATCTCATGAAAGTCTGTTAAAATACTGTGTATATAGTGAGTGATGGTATAAGCTTAGAAGTTAACGTTGATCATTAAAAAATTCATTTGAAGTTTATCTCAGTTACTCTCATACagcttatttttttctttatggtATCAGAGGAGTGATCTTCTTCCTCACACGAtcttcaattattattattattattttttttttctcataccaAACACCAATTCACACAGCCAAACAAACATATCAGACATGGCAACCCACAATCTCAATATCAGCAATTTCATTACTCAACACTTAGATTCCTCCAACTATCCAGCATGGAGAGAACAAGCGTTGGCCTTAGCAGAGAGCCAAGAGCTTGTTGATCATCTTACAAGCGATGGACCACCACAAACAATCACAGTCAAAAAAACTTCAGTCAAAGAGGATGGTAACACTGAAGAATCAATCACCACACAAGAATCCAATCCAGAATTCGCCACATGGAAAAGAGCTGACCGTACTCTACGAGGTTGGCTCATTGCAACTCTCACCAAGGAAGCCCTTGGACTGGTTATAGGGCAGGAAACCAGTCGCTCTGTATGGACATCCTTAAAAAATGCGTATGCACAAGATTCTCAGGAACGTGAGTTCTCATTACGTCATCAGTTGTCATTTCTTCGTAAGAGTGAGTCCACACCAACCTCAGAACACATTCAATCCTTTAAATCAATATGTGACAGTCTCACAGCAATTGGCAAGCCGGTTCCTGACTCTGACAAGGTCTTTTACTTACTTACAAGTTTGGGACCAAACTATAGACAATTTGTCACGTCTATGATGAGGCCACCACGCCCGACTTATGCAGAACTCGTCTCACAATTACAATGCCACGATCAGTGGAATGCGCTGGTACCTGAAAACAATGTAAGTACTCTAGATCCATTAAATGGCTCAAATGCATCTTATGCTTTTATTGGACAGAAACAACAAGGCAAACATTTTGGAGGACAAACACGTGGAGAAAAAAATTTGTCCTCACCATTCACAAGCAATGGCCGTGGCTTCCAAGCCCAAGGAGGACAACATGGAAATCATACTTCACATATCAACAATGGATCCCGTAGACCAGCTCCTCCAGGATGTCGACGTATGACTCCCAATGAAAGAGAAATGTACCTGAATGAGGTATGTACTCACTGCAAAGGAGTGGGTCACATTGCCAAAATCTGCTGGTGGCTCCAACGCGCAAAACAACAACAGCCAGAGGAAATTCCGCATGCACTTGCTGCACTCACGCTTGACAACACCATTTCAGAAACAGAATGGACAGCTGACACAGGTGCATCAAACCACATGACAGGTAATAaaaatttgttgaaaaattgCCATCAATATCATGGTTTTGATAACGTGTTTGTAGGAGATGGAGCCCCTCTGCCAATTAAAGGAATAGGTGAagcacaaataaaagaaaaaaattttgacttaacATTAACGGATGTTCTACATGTCCCAGCTCTAAAGAAAAATTTACTTTCTGTGAGTCAATTAACTTCTCAATTTCCACTAAATCTTGAGTTCTCTAATGATGGGTTTTGTGTTAAGGAACGAGAAACAGGACAACAGGTGATTACAGGAGCACGCAAGGGTGACTTGTATGTTTTGCACAACCCGCCGGAGGCTCATTTTTCGAATCGATTTAAGTCTGGGACACCAGATTTATGGCATCAAAGATTGGGTCACCCCCAAGTGGGTACTTTGCTTTTGCTTAAAAATAAAGGGTTCATTAATGTTCTAGGTTCCAATAAATCACATTTGTTTTGTGATAGCTGTCAGCTAGGGAAGCTTAGTAAGCTACCTTTTAGTTGTTCTAAACACTCAAGCACTGATATATTTGAGAaaattttttgtgatttgtgGGGTCCCGCACCTGTAACATCTTTGGGCAATTTTCGATATTATGCATGCTTAGTAGATGATTTTTCTCGATATACATGGATAATTCCTCTCAAGACAAAAAATGATTTTGTTGATGCTTACTTTGcctttgaaaaatatattgagcgtcaatttaacaaaaaaatccGGATTTTTCACTCGGAtggtggtggtgaatttgtTAACAATAAATTAGGATCTCATTTTAGATCACAGGGAATTATCCATCATCTATCATGCCCATATACCCCTGAGCAATCCGGAATGGTTGAACGACGACACCGCATCATAAGGGAGCTTGGCATGACAATGCTCTTTCATAGTGGTCTTCCTTTAAATCTTTGGGTTGAGGCTTTCAGCACAGCTACATTTTTGATCAATAGATTGCCCTCATCTGGTATAAATTTCCAAACTCCATATTTTAAATTGCTTGGTACTCATCCGGATTACTCATCTCTTCGTGTATTTGGCTCCAAGTGTTTTCCATACACTTGGGATAGAAAAATGAACAAGTTTGATCCTAAGAGtattctttgtgtttttgtaGGGTACAGCTTACAACACAAGGGATACAAATGCTACCATCCTCCAAGTAAAAAATTTTTGATCTCACGTCATGTTGTATTTGATGAATCTTGCTTCCCTTACAAAAACAAAGGCCTCACCGATCCACCACCCTCTCCATCTCGGATAAACTTCATTTTTGATAACTGGTTGCATGACTTATATGCTGAGAATCCTCATACAATTGCTACACCACCTTATTCTTCTCCATTACATCTCTCGGCATCTCACACACCCGCTAACTCACACCAGCCAACTGCAGCCAAACCAGCCGACTCCCACACACTGCCTGCAGCAGACCCGTTAGTCACTTCATCACTTGAGGCACCAGCTGCAACACAAGCAGCAGAAACACCTGAAGAGTATGATGCCCATACACCCGAACATGCGCCCATACCAGCTGCAGCGGAAGCAATTGAACAGCATGATGCACACATATCAGCTGTTCCACGGGCATTGGAAGATATACCTGATGATGTTGCAATTGCACATGTGGCCACTCCACCTGTTCAGTTTCCACAGCCACGGGCATTGGAAGATTCATGTCCAACTATGCCATCATCATCAGCGTTGTCTATCCAGGAGTTTTCTATACCCGTGTCTTCTGATTCCAATATGCCATCTTCTGTTGATGACACTAACTTTGTCTCCTCTCCATTGCAGCTACAAGACGAATCTCAGCCACGTCATTCAATGATAACTCGTGCAAGAGATGGCATCTTCAAACCAAATCCCAAGTATGCTTTGAATGTTACTACTTCAAATATACCAAGGGAACCAACCTCTGTTCGATCTGCACTTACGCATGATGGCTGGCGTCAAGCCATGACCGAGGAACTACGTGCACTGCATGATAATGGTACCTGGACATTAGTACCCCGCACACCTAAATTGCATGTGATTGGCTCTAAATGGGTATTCAAAGCCAAACTAAAGGCTGATGGAACACTAGACAGACTCAAGGCTCGTCTAGTTGCCAAAGGATATCATCAAGTTGATGGGATAGACTTCACAGAAACTTTTTCACCCGTCATTAAACCAGGAACCATTCGAATGGTAATTACTGTTGCTCTAGTTCGGAATTGGCAAATTCGGCAATTAGACGTTAAAAATGCTTTCCTACATGGCTATATCATTGAGGACATCTACATGGACCAACCTCCTGGAATGAAGGACCCCCAACAccctaatcatgtttgcaaacTCAACAAGGCACTCTATGGACTCAAACAAGCACCACGGGCTTGGTTTGACCGTTTCAGTACTTTTCTATGTCACTTTGGTTTTCATTGCAGCTTGGCAGATCCTTCACTTTTTATCTTTAACTCTGGCAATGATATACTAATCCTGcttctttatgttgatgatatgcttCTCACAGGTTCCAGTGTCCAGTTGATTGATAGATTCATCAATATTCTCAGCAAAGAATTTGCCATGAAGGATCTTGGCCCTCTACATCATTTTTTAGGGGTTGAAGTCACTCAAACAAGCTCCGGGTTACACCTTTCACAAACTCATTATGCTCTAACTATTCTAGAGAAAACTAGTATGAGTGAGTGCAAACCAATGAATACCCCGATTGAATCCAAAACCAAAGATCTTGTCAAAACCGTAGCCATTGATGACCCTTCTTTCTTCCGTAGCATTGTAGGTGCATTACAATATTTAACACTTACCCGCCCAGACATTTCATACAGTGTTAACTACATCtctcaatttatgcatgcaccAACGGAAACACATTTAAAAATGGCACGTCGTATTCTTCGCTATGTAAAAGGCACCATACATCTTGGTTTACATTTTATCTCCAACACTACACTTGATCTTTGTGTTTTttctgatgcagattgggcaggGTGTCCTTCCACACGCCGATCAACAACCGGGTATTGCACATATCTTGGCAGCAATCTAATTTCCTGgtgttcaaaaaaacaaaaaactgttGCTCGATCAAGTACAGAAGCTGAGTATAGAGCTATGGCTCATGCTACTGCAGAACTCACCTGGCTTACTTTCCTCATGAAAGATCTTTGTGTCCCTGTGTGTTCCACTCCAGTCTTACACTGTGACAATTTGAGTGCCCTTTATATGACTATCAACCCGGTCTTCCATGCACGAACGAAGCACATTGAGCTGGACTATCATTTTGTACGTGAGCGAGTTGCGCTTGGCCAACTCATTACTAAGTATGTTCCAACCACTGACCAAGTAGCAGACATCTTCACCAAACCGATGTCCAAGGCCACCCTTCTTTACTTTCGACCCAAACTATGTCTCGAGCCTCGCCATAGTTTGCGGGAGGGTAATAACCAACAAGGTCAAGCAGCCATGGTCAACTATGCTATGCTACATACGTGTGAAGATAAAAGGAGTTACAAGGTGGATAGGAGAGATAAGGAAGTCACACGTATGGACAATTCAAACAAACTTAGTAAATGGATTAGCTCAAGCAAGACTCACCCATGTCAAGTGATAGCTTCATCTCAACAAAACGGTTCAGATAAGGAGGAAGACCTTGATCAAATACTATCTTCGGTTGAGACACGATCATCACACTCAAAGCGCTCAAACAAATCAAGTGATAAGACTAGCAATATCAACAAGTCTCACTACACGCATGGGATCATGCAGTACATTGAACCAACTCTATCCTTGTGTGTTGTCTCTTAACATGATAGACTTGCTATCTCATAAAGGATCTATCTCATGAAAGTCTGTTAAAATACTGTGTATATAGTGAGTGATGGTATCATCTCAACAAAACGGTTCAGATAAGGAGGAAGACCTTGATCAAATACTATCTTCGGTTGAGACACGATCATCACACTCAAAGCGCTCAAACAAATCAAGTGATAAGACTAGCAATATCAACAAGTCTCACTACACGCATGGGATCATGCAGTACATTGAACCAACTCTATCCTTGTGTGTTGTCTCTTAACATGATAGACTTGCTATCTCATAAAGGATCTATCTCATGAAAGTCTGTTAAAATACTGTGTATATAGTGAGTGATGGTATAAGCTTAGAAGTTAACGTTGATCATTAAAAAATTCATTTGAAGTTTATCTCAGTTACTCTCATACagcttatttttttctttacaaTCTTGATCCTTTTTAACAGCCTCGTCAACAAATTAAGTTCACCATATTGCCAAAGATAAACCAACAAGTATAGCCTTCAGGATATGGGGCCAGCATTTAGGGCCTGGAATATGCAGTCTGAACTATAAACATGCATGTAAGTATTTAGGTAGTTAAAACTTTCAACAAATCTGAATGAAGTAGTCACTTTCTTTTGCTAATTATTCCAACTTAAGGAAACTCAACATTCCCGCTTCAATTAAATTTGAGAGTGTTTGGAATTTGCAATTGGGTTAtagatcaaaatcaaatcagCATATATATCTTCACTACAAGATAGATGAGGAATCACAAGTTGAATCATAAAAGATACCTCTAAATTAAAACCAAGCTGCTGGTAAGTTGGATCTGAGCTGATCAAATATTGTTCACACTGCTTTATTGCCTTGTGTAGGTCACGCAGATGACCCCACTTTGGCTGTCTGATAAATcctagaaaattaaaaatctaCAATGAGAACCCAATGAATAAAATAAGTAGTGCAGTTCTAGACTGAAGTTCTTAACCAAATACTCATTTTCTCAAAGTACAGAACAAAGAACCACTCTAATAAACTAACATTGCATAAAACGCAGAAGGTCGCCATGTATTAGTAATTACATGCGTGCTGCACAAAAACACTGAAATGTTTCATTTATATCCTCGAAGGGGATGATCACGGCATCTCTTCTAAGTGATTGGAGCCCAATTTATCAAATCAAATATTCACCTGGAAAATCATCTCCAAAAAACAAGAGAGACCAGAACAACAAGCCACAAGGAGTGGTTCAATTACCATTGAAATTTATATGATTTCTCATTTCTAAAATTGATACCTGTACcatttacagagaatatattctgtCAATGAACTAATAAATTCTCCCCCTTTTCGATGGTTGTTTACACATTCACAGCTAAATCACATAGAGATATTGTAGCCAGAAATTTCCTCCATGGGCAAAACATTTTGTTACAAGAAGAGAGCAAATTTACCATATTCATCTATGGGAGCATCATAATCATAGCTTGTTGCAATCAAAGGACCTCCGGCAGAGCGTCCAAAGTTGGTTCCACCAAAATACTGCGACAAAATTGCATCACTAATATATAGTGAAAATACTATTGTTTTTATATTACCATATGACATATTGTATACTCACCatataataattttgaaaagTTCCACCAGTCTCGAAAAAGCGTGCAACAGCAAAAGCAAGGTCCTCAACAGGTCGAAAAGGAATCgcataaccaaaagaaagaaacctGTAGCAGTAAATTACTAGTGATATACTCACGAAGTGCAACTGAAACCTAAAATCAGCCTTTACATCTTGCATATATCTAACATTTAAACAGCAATAAAATGTTACCATCCACTGTAGTTCTCCGTCCAAATCTTCGGTTTAGAAGGGGAATTTGGAGTGAACTGATCACAAtaaaatccattgcatgtgtttAACTGCAAATAACTCTTGTTAGGAAAGATTAAAGCCATTCAaatcataaaaataaagatatgacATTTAATTCTCTCACAAGATGAACtatgtttatatataattacacGCACATACACGGATGATATAATATACTCTTTAAAAAATGGACCTAATAGGCCTATTGATATCATCCACAATTTCTGTTTCCAATGATGTGTGTTTCCTCTAGGCTCTAATATAATACAATTGTCCAAGGCCAGTTTATAAAGAAACAAATGAATCTGCCTACTGCATCTCATAAACTAAATAAATTCTTACAATGGGATCAGGAGCATCTTTTTGTGCGCACATCACCCAAGGTACAGTCGTATTAAGACTAACAGCAGTTTCTGCAGCCCATCTGATATACGACCCTCCAGAAACCCCATAAGCCCATTCAACATTCCCATATTCATTCTCAACCTGTGCATCAATTATGTGACAAGAAATCAAACAAGGCAGAGTTATGCAACGTTTACCAGTTGAGATGCCATCAGTCATATTTACACTTAACATATAATCAAATAAATGGGTTGTTAACAGGTTATCTTAATTAAAAGTTGATAGCTCACAATGAACCAGAATCTTTTGCTTCAAGTTTGGGGAATTATAAATTGACAATGCTCAGTACATTCACTTTACATATCCATAAACAGTGTCACATTCAGCCAGTATCAGTAGATAACCTGAGCAAGAATAATCGGGCCTCCCTGTGATGCAAACAAATTATTCTCCTTCATTAATCCAACAACTTTCACAAGGAAACCCTTCATTTCCTCCTGCGGCGAATAGCAACATAACTGATAAGGAAAATCTTATTTCAttcagatttttcatttttctataaACATACAAAATAGGAGGGAAAATACAGATGTGAGGTGCTCAAACAAAATGATCTTCAGGATCATTACATACcttgaaaaaatcattttctgttCGAAACTGAATTCCAGGAATGAAATGTAGCCAAACAGGGAATCCCCTGTTGTATGAATATGAAAGGATTTTAGACTATCTCATGTTAAACAGCAaagtattttctttcttttgacaaTTGAAATCAACGAAGAGCATGTAAACCTAGCTTATATAAGGTTAAACCAGTGGCTTGTATAAATAGCCTGTCCGCAGACTTGTTACATATCGTACTCTGTATATAGTCAAATCTCTGGACTTGGCTACATGGATCAGTTCCCCCCATTAAACTACATCCTAGGATGAATTTCCTACGAGTTTCACAGAAGTACTCTATACAATACAAATACCTCTATAAACCATGTCTAtaccattttctctcaaacattATGTAAGAAAAACACTACTAAACAAGCAAACATCCACTTCAAAGCCCAATGTACCAATTAGAAGGAGAGGAATTCTGGTTTCAACGCACCCATAATTCCATTCAGCACAAACATATGGCCCAATCCTCAAATGAACCAGAAGGCCAGCTTCCTGCACTGTTTTGATAAACCTAACCAGGTCAAACCTGCCTTCAAAGTAATACTGCAAATATAGATAGAAATCAGTTAAAATGCCATACACCACATATGAAAAACAAGAGGATAAATAACAAAAACCATAGTGGCAAACTGGGAAATCTTCCTGAAATAGCTAATACGGAGAGTTATAACTAGATAGCTGAAAAAACACTAAGAATGTTACAACAAAAAGACCATTCTaactaataattaaaaaaaaaccatacaACAAATTGGGGGGTGAAggattatatatatttgattgcaACACCCTTCAAAGACATACAACCATAGTGATACACATATCCTCTAGTTTTATTTATCTTCTTGTAcaggtaaaaaaaataataaatcttcATCTTTTAAACTCCCAAAGAACCACTTATAGATAGAAAGAGCAAAATCCAGCTCAATATAGTCTTAATGCGCCTACAGGTCTGTCTGAAGCAAGCACACATACATTGAAATCATTATAAGTACCAACAGCTAGCAAAAGAAACAATGGAACCAATACCTGCCCCTTCACAGGCTCATGATAGTTCCAGAAAACATAAGTTTCAATCACGTCCAGTCCACCTTCCTTCGACTTCCTGATGATCTCTGGCCACATCTGAATTTcactcaggaaaaaaaaatcaaccttaTGAGCACAATACATCACGTAAAACTGCATAGCCatgataaaataatacaaacccCACCTCAGGAGTGGTTCGAGGATAGTGGATAGAACCCGACTGCAAAATCCTCCTCTTCCCATCGATAACTATAGCTCTATGATCATATGTTACAGTTGTACACAGCACTCCTTCGAAACAACAACATTCAAAAATCATTACAAAAATTAAAGCCCATGCCACTGGGTTCTTGGTTCCCATATTAGCTCAAAAAGTGAGAACTAGCTCATAAGACTAAAACTCAATGCAGACCAAGTCATTAAGATTGAGATtataaagataaattttcaaatagTCGGCACTTGTCTTCATTTAGCTTGTTTTGTTTCGTTTGTTGGAGTCCAATTTTGGAAtatatgaataattaatatgaaGGAGCGTACCTGTTGAGTATTCAAACGGTATTACCAAAGGCAAAGAGATGCATACATGACGGAGACAAGTCGAACCCTATTTTGGACTTTCTTGTGCAGCATGCCAGCAACAAAAATGGCACCTGTGTCTGAAaaatcttttcattttttgggttttgccTCAGGGCCACTACAGAAGTTCTCGATTGGCCCCATAGAATCGTAGAACCATCCGAACATTTGAGCCCGCTTAATCTCCAAATTCAACCTAttgggtttaatttttttttctcttctaatCCATTCTTTTGGGTTGATTAGATGACTAGATTGTGTTTTAAAAATAAGGATCAATGACAATGACATTGGTGTTGTTTGGGATTTAGCACTGAAAATCACGCTATGAGACAGAGAGTTTGGCTCACCACTTGATGAATATCCTGGTTTCTGGTTTTAGTGATTTTGCATGTTGTCTGTGTTTGTTTGGCAACATCATGATATGtaaaatgataataaaataAACTAGTCAAGACCCCGCGTTATGACTTATGAGCGAAAAATATTAACAAAGATACAAATTTTACAttttaacaaatattaaaaaatattttttcttaacAACTCCACTTTTACACTATTTAAAGATGTAAAATTGGTATACAGTATGTTAAGGGTGGTCCCTACTTGTTAGGGTTTGGGTCTCCCGTTACTTTGAGTGTCGATTCTTTCCATGTGAAAGTGATATGGATTCTATACTACATTCCATGGAAAATTTCACCCCTAACAACAGTTGAGGAAGAAACTATCATCCTCGATTCGtccaaaatagaagaaaatctCCATGCGAATTCACAGAGTCTCATTGGAAAACTCCTCTTCCATTGAGTAGCCAACAAAACTGTAGTTGGTATTTCATTACAACAAGCATGGGGTAAGGGGAAGCTCTCAAAATTATAGATCTGTGTGCAAATCTATATCAATTCATCTTTCCAAACAAGATGTCACTTACTCATAATTTGAATGATGCTCCATGGTATTTCGATAATCAGCTCCTGGTTTTGAAAAGATTTGAGCCGActacaacaaatatgtatgttGAATTAAGTGGGTCACTCAATACATGTCTCCCTCActcaaataaaatattagttACATAATCAGGGTTTGGGACAATATATTAATAAACTAAAGGCCTAACTGAATTATTAAACCCGAGAGATGAATGATCCAACTAATGATTATGATACATATTTCCATAGCCCAATAAAAGATTAATCACAAAGAGGAATCCCTTTAATAAGGtaggaaaaattttaaaaaaaattaaaaatcataagACCTTTCAATCCAAATGACTTTTTCTCTACTTCTAACAAAGGAAAAAATGCTACGCTTTGCTCAATTATATCTAATTGATTTCTCTCTAATAGAGCTTGTGACTCTTGAGAATAAGTTGGAGACTTATGTTTTTTAATATATGAAGTAACAATGTATTTATAGAGATTTATGGGATTGTTGGTCTTGCAGAGAAAATGATTGCAACAATATATAACTTAATGTATCCGCTTATACATAGACTAATAACATTATGATTGACTTCACCTATTGTAGTGGTCAAAAATCATCGTGGGCCACTATCCTTAAAATTGACACAAACCCAATACACTAATCAGATTTAAGAGGCCTACAACAACCACTATACATTTCAAAGGCTGCCCATGTGATGCGGAATTCTACATCGGGTAAGAATAGGTTCAAACCGCAGTATATAGTAAGGAGCAATCCTTACtctagtagccaaggttttcaggggGATTTGCcctctgggccttggttacagccggcccatgctCGCATGGGTGTCGGTTCGGCTTTGGCTGCTGTTGTTTGGGCTGGGCTGGTTTGCCAGTTCCCTCTGGTGTGGGCCAGCTCAGACTTTGTGGATCGCCACCCTTCGCTTGGGCTCGTGGCGTGCGTGTGTCGCGCTGCATCACCATGGCCCACCTCATATAAACACAAGCGAGTTACAACAAGGCAGCAACCTCTTTTGATTACTGTGGAAGCCACTTTTGGCATTAACAGTCACCAGGTTTGTTTATTCTCCACTTGCTTGCACCTTACAATCATTTATAACAGGGACGAAGCCACAATAGGCCCAGGGCCAGGGGCCCTAAACTTTattgaccttttttttaaaaaaaatctatatatattaatatgtattttgtaaatttgtatttattaatatgtattttaaaaagAGAGGTCATACAAATGGAAGCTATTAGCCCATTGGGCCAAACGAGAACAAAATGGAATGTTATAAAGGAGAAAGAATCTTGTTTACAAATGGAAGCCATTAGCCCATTTACAACTAATTAGTTTTTTCAATTGTTCTAGCCCATTAGCCCAAACGAGATTGAAAAATTGATTAGCAGTAATCGAGAAGGTCGATGTAAAAAAATTGCAGAGAAGCGTCGAGTGTGATACCCTT includes the following:
- the LOC119988529 gene encoding uncharacterized protein LOC119988529; its protein translation is MMRPPRPTYAELVSQLQCHDQWNALVPENNVSTLDPLNGSNASYAFIGQKQQGKHFGGQTRGEKNLSSPFTSNGRGFQAQGGQHGNHTSHINNGSRRPAPPGCRRMTPNEREMYLNEVCTHCKGVGHIAKICWWLQRAKQQQPEEIPHALAALTLDNTISETEWTADTGASNHMTGTRNRTTGDYRSTQG